From Pseudomonas sp. StFLB209, a single genomic window includes:
- a CDS encoding amino acid permease, whose product MENPMTQATLHRGLKNRHIQLIALGGAIGTGLFLGVAHTVSMAGPSVILGYAIAGLIAFFIMRQLGEMAVEESVAGTFSHFANTYWGPLAGFMSGWNYWVLYVLVGMAELTAVGLYVQYWWPEIPTWMSAAAFFVIINLLNLSSVKTYGETEFWFSIIKVAAIIGMIVFGAILLASGNGGPQASISNLWQNGGFFPNGVKGLLMAMAFIMFSFGGLELIGITAAEAQDPKRSIPKATNQVIYRILIFYVGALTILLSLYPWEKVVTGGSPFVLIFHDLDSNIVATVLNIVVLTAALSVYNSCVYSNSRMMFGLAAQGNAPKAMLKVNARGVPVNSLAVSATATGLCVLINYLMPGEAFKLLMALVVASLVINWVLITITHLKFRAAKREAGQVTQFQSIGYPFTNYLCLAFLLGILVIMYLTPGISSSVVIMPFWLALLIAAYRLKCKSAAQLSKSS is encoded by the coding sequence ATGGAAAATCCAATGACCCAAGCAACGCTGCACCGCGGCCTGAAAAACAGGCACATCCAGCTGATCGCCCTGGGCGGTGCCATCGGTACCGGGCTGTTTCTGGGCGTCGCCCATACCGTCAGCATGGCCGGCCCGTCGGTCATCCTCGGCTACGCCATCGCCGGCCTGATTGCCTTCTTCATCATGCGCCAGCTCGGCGAAATGGCCGTCGAAGAGTCGGTGGCCGGGACCTTCAGCCACTTTGCCAACACCTACTGGGGGCCGCTGGCCGGTTTTATGTCGGGCTGGAACTACTGGGTGCTCTATGTGCTGGTAGGCATGGCAGAACTCACTGCCGTGGGCCTGTACGTCCAGTACTGGTGGCCAGAGATTCCGACCTGGATGTCGGCGGCAGCGTTCTTCGTGATCATCAACCTGCTGAACCTGAGCAGCGTGAAAACCTACGGTGAGACAGAATTCTGGTTCTCGATCATCAAGGTGGCCGCGATCATCGGCATGATCGTGTTCGGCGCCATTCTGCTGGCCAGCGGCAACGGCGGCCCGCAAGCCTCAATCAGCAACCTGTGGCAGAACGGCGGCTTCTTCCCCAACGGGGTCAAAGGCCTGCTGATGGCAATGGCCTTCATCATGTTTTCGTTCGGCGGTCTGGAACTGATCGGCATCACCGCCGCCGAAGCCCAGGACCCCAAGCGCAGCATTCCCAAGGCCACCAACCAGGTGATCTACCGCATCCTGATTTTCTATGTAGGCGCGCTGACCATTCTGCTGAGCCTCTACCCGTGGGAAAAGGTCGTCACCGGCGGCAGCCCGTTCGTGCTGATTTTCCATGACCTGGACAGCAACATCGTCGCCACCGTGCTCAATATCGTGGTGCTCACCGCCGCGCTGTCGGTCTACAACAGTTGCGTGTACAGCAACAGCCGCATGATGTTCGGCCTTGCTGCGCAGGGCAACGCGCCCAAGGCGATGCTCAAGGTCAACGCCCGTGGCGTGCCGGTCAACTCGCTGGCCGTGTCGGCCACAGCCACCGGCCTGTGCGTACTGATCAACTACCTGATGCCCGGCGAAGCCTTCAAGTTGCTGATGGCCCTGGTGGTCGCCTCGCTGGTGATCAACTGGGTGCTGATTACCATCACCCACCTGAAATTTCGCGCCGCCAAGCGTGAGGCCGGCCAAGTCACTCAATTCCAGAGCATTGGCTACCCGTTCACCAACTACCTGTGCCTGGCATTTCTGCTCGGCATCCTGGTGATCATGTACCTGACGCCAGGCATCAGCAGTTCGGTGGTCATCATGCCGTTCTGGCTCGCCTTGCTGATCGCGGCCTACAGGCTCAAGTGCAAGAGCGCAGCACAGCTGTCCAAGTCGTCCTGA
- a CDS encoding OFA family MFS transporter, with amino-acid sequence MSTSTALGGQSAQPAFLSKERIIAKPGFNRWLVPPAALAIHLCIGMAYGFSVFWLPLSKAVGITAPVACTPDMGFFAQMFASSCDWQISMLGWIYTLFFIFLGCSAAIWGGWLEHAGPRKAGVVSALCWCGGLLISALGIYTHQIWLMWLGSGVIGGIGLGLGYISPVSTLIKWFPDKRGMATGMAIMGFGGGAMVGAPLATALMSHFASADGVGVWQSFAVMAVIYFVFMMGGALGYRVPPTGWKPEGWTAPAKKASNAMITDRHVHVSVAWKTPQFRLVWLVLCLNVSAGIGILGMASPLLQEVFAGKLLGNDLTFSELNADQLKAIAAIAAGFTGLLSLFNIGGRFFWASCSDYLGRKATYFIFFALGFVLYASVPTLGHWGSIALFVAAFCVVLSMYGGGFATVPAYLADLFGTQMVGAIHGRLLTAWAAAGVLGPVLVNYLREYQLSHGVARADAYDITLYILAGLLVLGFICNLMIRPVADKYFMTDAELAAERAIGHDKSSEGTTVLEWKAAAGTTPFVIAAWLAVGIPLAWGVWVTLQKTAVLFN; translated from the coding sequence ATGAGTACAAGCACAGCGTTGGGTGGCCAATCTGCCCAGCCTGCGTTCTTGTCCAAAGAACGCATTATTGCCAAGCCGGGTTTCAACCGCTGGCTCGTTCCGCCCGCCGCTCTGGCCATCCACCTGTGTATTGGTATGGCTTACGGCTTCTCGGTGTTCTGGTTGCCGTTGTCCAAGGCTGTCGGTATCACCGCTCCTGTCGCCTGCACCCCGGACATGGGTTTCTTCGCACAGATGTTTGCGTCGAGCTGTGACTGGCAGATCTCCATGCTGGGCTGGATCTACACGCTGTTCTTCATTTTCCTGGGCTGTTCGGCAGCTATCTGGGGTGGCTGGCTGGAGCACGCAGGTCCTCGTAAGGCCGGTGTCGTCTCGGCACTGTGCTGGTGTGGCGGTCTGCTGATTTCCGCGCTGGGTATCTATACCCACCAGATCTGGCTGATGTGGCTGGGTTCCGGAGTCATCGGCGGTATCGGTCTGGGCCTGGGTTATATCTCTCCGGTGTCGACCCTGATCAAATGGTTCCCGGACAAGCGCGGCATGGCTACCGGCATGGCGATCATGGGCTTCGGTGGCGGCGCGATGGTGGGTGCACCGCTGGCCACTGCACTGATGAGCCACTTCGCCAGCGCTGACGGCGTAGGTGTATGGCAGAGCTTCGCGGTCATGGCGGTGATCTACTTCGTGTTCATGATGGGTGGCGCTCTGGGCTACCGCGTACCGCCAACCGGCTGGAAGCCTGAAGGCTGGACCGCGCCTGCCAAGAAAGCCAGCAACGCGATGATCACTGACCGCCACGTGCATGTCAGTGTGGCCTGGAAAACCCCGCAGTTCCGTCTGGTCTGGCTGGTGCTGTGCCTGAACGTTTCGGCTGGTATCGGCATCCTGGGCATGGCATCGCCGCTGCTGCAGGAAGTGTTCGCCGGCAAGCTGCTGGGCAATGACCTGACCTTCAGCGAACTGAATGCTGACCAGCTCAAGGCCATTGCGGCGATCGCCGCCGGCTTCACCGGTCTGCTGAGCCTGTTCAACATCGGTGGCCGGTTCTTCTGGGCCTCGTGCTCGGACTACCTGGGCCGTAAAGCCACCTACTTCATCTTCTTCGCGCTGGGCTTCGTGTTGTACGCCTCGGTGCCAACGCTGGGTCACTGGGGCAGCATCGCGCTGTTCGTGGCGGCCTTCTGTGTGGTGCTGTCGATGTACGGCGGCGGCTTTGCCACTGTGCCGGCTTACCTGGCTGACCTGTTCGGTACCCAGATGGTCGGTGCGATCCACGGTCGTCTGCTGACCGCCTGGGCGGCAGCCGGTGTGCTGGGTCCGGTACTGGTCAACTACCTGCGTGAGTACCAGCTCAGCCACGGTGTGGCGCGGGCCGATGCCTATGACATCACGCTGTACATCCTTGCCGGTCTGTTGGTGCTGGGCTTTATCTGCAACCTGATGATCCGTCCGGTGGCCGACAAGTACTTCATGACCGACGCCGAACTGGCCGCCGAGCGCGCCATCGGTCACGACAAGAGCAGCGAAGGCACTACCGTGCTGGAATGGAAAGCCGCTGCCGGTACCACGCCGTTTGTGATCGCGGCCTGGCTGGCCGTGGGCATCCCGTTGGCGTGGGGTGTGTGGGTGACCCTGCAGAAAACAGCGGTACTGTTTAACTGA
- a CDS encoding AsmA family protein, producing the protein MKAFGKILGLFILGLLLIIVALGFALTHLFDPNDYKDEIRQLAREKANVELTLNGDIGWSLFPWLGLELHDARVATLNAPDQPFADLQMLGLSVRVLPLIRREVQMSDVRVEGLNLTLNRDKNGHGNWEDIGKPATPASTTPTAPAGESTPPAQDTAQKPSRPVKLDIDSLTVNNARVLYTDEAKNQTYTAESIQLSTGPVREGSDISLKLTAFLSGNQPALRARTELTGNLRLDRALQRYQFEDMRLSGELAGEPLQGKTVTFVAQGQLLADLAANVAEWNSLKITTNQLRALGELRARDLDKTPQLSGGLSVAQFNLRTFMDGIGQPLPTMAEGSLSKVELVTRLSGTPTSLVLDELNLKVDDSTFSGRVAIEDFSKQALRLQLKADSFDADRYRPAATETEKGAKAARKSEVQNSEATAIAGAGTTPLPEPPTKTAWSTEKLLPLERLRSLDVEAELSFGKLIVNKLPIDNAALKTQAAGGVIRVDSLRGGLYNGDFEIKGNLDARQDIPTASVQTRVNKVPVERVLDSQGQTPPVRGQLILNSDLSGKGNSEKALIDSLNGTASFVVNNGVLVNANLEQQLCQGIALLNRKPLTGEPRGKDTPFRQLSGSLAVRNGVASNPDLKAQIPGLTLNGKGDVDLRVLGMDYRVGIIIEGDKGEMPDPACQVNERYVGIEWPVHCRGPLELGAKACRVDKEGIGQVAAKLAANEVRNKLDEKIEEKLGDKVSPELKDALKGLFKR; encoded by the coding sequence ATGAAAGCGTTCGGCAAAATCCTGGGACTGTTTATTCTCGGTTTGTTGCTGATCATCGTGGCTCTCGGCTTTGCCTTGACCCATCTGTTTGATCCCAACGACTACAAAGACGAAATCCGCCAACTGGCCCGCGAGAAGGCCAATGTCGAGCTGACCCTCAACGGCGATATCGGCTGGAGCCTGTTCCCCTGGCTGGGCCTGGAATTGCACGACGCCCGGGTCGCAACCCTCAATGCGCCAGACCAACCGTTTGCCGACCTGCAGATGCTTGGCCTGTCGGTCAGGGTGCTGCCGCTGATCCGGCGCGAAGTGCAGATGAGCGATGTTCGCGTCGAAGGCCTGAACCTGACCCTCAACCGTGACAAGAACGGCCATGGCAACTGGGAGGACATCGGTAAACCGGCGACCCCGGCCAGTACCACGCCAACCGCCCCGGCCGGCGAGAGCACTCCGCCAGCACAAGACACTGCGCAAAAACCTTCCAGGCCCGTCAAGCTGGATATCGACAGCCTGACCGTCAACAATGCCCGCGTGCTGTATACCGATGAAGCGAAGAACCAGACCTATACCGCCGAAAGCATCCAGCTGAGCACCGGCCCGGTTCGTGAGGGCAGCGACATCAGCCTGAAGCTCACCGCGTTCCTCAGCGGCAACCAGCCTGCATTGCGCGCCCGCACCGAACTGACCGGCAACCTGCGCCTGGATCGGGCCCTGCAGCGCTACCAGTTCGAAGACATGCGTCTGTCCGGTGAACTGGCCGGCGAGCCGCTGCAAGGCAAGACCGTCACCTTTGTTGCTCAAGGCCAGTTGCTGGCTGACCTGGCGGCCAATGTGGCCGAATGGAACAGCCTGAAAATCACCACCAATCAACTGCGCGCGCTGGGCGAACTGCGCGCCCGCGATCTGGACAAGACCCCGCAGCTCAGCGGCGGCCTGTCGGTGGCGCAATTCAACCTGCGCACCTTCATGGACGGTATCGGCCAGCCACTGCCGACCATGGCCGAAGGCAGCCTGAGCAAGGTCGAGCTGGTCACCCGCCTGAGCGGCACGCCGACCAGCCTGGTGCTCGATGAGCTGAACCTCAAGGTCGACGACAGCACTTTCAGCGGTCGCGTCGCCATAGAAGACTTCAGCAAACAGGCGCTGCGCCTGCAACTGAAGGCCGACAGCTTCGACGCCGACCGCTATCGCCCGGCCGCAACCGAGACCGAAAAAGGCGCCAAGGCGGCGCGCAAGTCCGAAGTACAGAACAGCGAAGCCACAGCCATCGCCGGCGCGGGCACCACCCCACTGCCCGAGCCGCCGACCAAGACCGCCTGGAGCACCGAGAAGCTGTTGCCGCTGGAGCGCCTGCGCAGTCTCGACGTCGAAGCCGAGCTGAGTTTCGGCAAACTGATCGTCAACAAGCTGCCGATCGACAATGCCGCGCTCAAGACCCAGGCCGCCGGCGGCGTGATCCGTGTCGACAGCCTGCGCGGCGGTTTGTACAACGGCGACTTCGAGATCAAGGGCAACCTTGATGCCCGCCAGGACATCCCGACCGCCAGCGTGCAGACCCGGGTCAACAAGGTGCCGGTCGAGCGCGTGCTCGATAGCCAGGGCCAGACCCCGCCCGTGCGCGGCCAGTTGATCCTCAACAGTGATCTGAGCGGCAAGGGCAACAGTGAGAAAGCGCTGATCGACAGCCTTAACGGCACCGCCAGCTTCGTCGTCAACAATGGCGTGCTGGTCAATGCCAACCTCGAACAGCAACTCTGCCAGGGCATTGCCCTGCTCAACCGCAAGCCGCTGACCGGCGAGCCACGCGGCAAGGACACCCCGTTCCGACAACTGAGCGGCAGCCTTGCCGTGCGTAACGGCGTGGCCAGCAACCCGGACCTCAAGGCGCAGATCCCCGGCCTGACCCTCAACGGTAAAGGCGATGTCGACCTGCGCGTGCTGGGCATGGATTATCGCGTCGGCATCATCATCGAAGGCGACAAGGGCGAAATGCCCGACCCGGCCTGCCAGGTCAACGAGCGCTATGTCGGCATCGAGTGGCCGGTGCATTGCCGTGGCCCGCTGGAGCTGGGTGCCAAGGCGTGCCGGGTCGACAAGGAAGGCATCGGCCAGGTCGCCGCCAAGCTTGCGGCCAATGAAGTGCGCAACAAGCTCGATGAAAAGATCGAAGAAAAACTGGGCGACAAAGTCAGCCCTGAACTCAAAGACGCTCTGAAGGGGCTGTTCAAACGATGA
- the mutY gene encoding A/G-specific adenine glycosylase, giving the protein MNAVHALAPEQFSQAVLDWFDVHGRHDLPWQQDINPYRVWVSEIMLQQTQVSTVLNYFDRFMTALPTVQDLAEAAEDEVLHLWTGLGYYTRARNLQKTAKIIMAEHGGEFPRSVEQLTELPGIGLSTAGAIASISMGIRAPILDGNVKRVLARYVAQEGYPGEPAVARQLWAVAERFTPHARVNHYTQAMMDLGATLCTRSKPSCLLCPLERSCEAHLLGLETRYPVPKPRKSIPQKRTLMPLLANAQGEILLYRRPSTGLWGGLWSLPELDAFDDLQHLASQHALELGSHHELPGVLHTFSHFQLSIEPWLVRVQTPASHVAEADWLWYNLATPPRLGLAAPVKKLLKHAADVLNAGESS; this is encoded by the coding sequence ATGAATGCTGTACACGCCCTTGCGCCTGAGCAGTTCTCTCAGGCGGTGCTGGACTGGTTCGATGTCCATGGCCGCCACGACCTGCCCTGGCAGCAGGACATCAACCCTTACCGGGTATGGGTTTCGGAAATCATGCTGCAGCAGACCCAGGTCAGCACGGTGCTCAACTACTTCGACCGGTTCATGACCGCCCTGCCCACCGTGCAGGACCTGGCTGAAGCAGCCGAAGACGAAGTGCTGCACCTGTGGACCGGGCTGGGCTACTACACCCGCGCGCGCAACCTGCAGAAGACCGCGAAGATCATCATGGCCGAACACGGCGGTGAGTTTCCGCGCAGTGTCGAGCAGCTCACCGAACTGCCTGGCATCGGCCTGTCCACCGCCGGGGCCATCGCCAGCATCAGTATGGGCATTCGTGCGCCGATCCTCGACGGCAACGTCAAGCGCGTGCTGGCGCGTTATGTGGCGCAGGAGGGCTACCCCGGTGAACCGGCCGTGGCGCGCCAGCTATGGGCGGTTGCCGAGCGCTTTACCCCGCACGCCCGCGTCAACCACTACACCCAGGCGATGATGGACCTCGGCGCGACCTTGTGTACGCGCAGCAAGCCCAGCTGCCTGTTGTGCCCGCTGGAGCGCAGTTGTGAAGCGCACCTGCTGGGCCTGGAAACCCGCTACCCGGTGCCCAAGCCACGCAAGAGCATCCCGCAAAAACGCACCCTGATGCCGTTGCTGGCCAACGCCCAAGGCGAGATTCTGCTTTACCGCCGCCCGTCTACCGGACTCTGGGGCGGCTTGTGGAGCCTGCCAGAGCTGGACGCCTTCGATGACCTGCAGCACCTGGCCAGCCAGCACGCGCTGGAGCTGGGCAGCCACCACGAGCTGCCAGGCGTGCTACACACCTTCAGCCATTTCCAGCTCAGCATCGAACCCTGGCTGGTCAGGGTTCAGACGCCGGCCAGCCACGTGGCCGAGGCCGACTGGCTCTGGTATAACCTCGCCACCCCGCCGCGCCTGGGCCTTGCCGCCCCGGTGAAGAAGCTGCTCAAACACGCAGCCGACGTATTGAATGCAGGAGAGTCCTCATGA
- a CDS encoding oxidative damage protection protein, with amino-acid sequence MTRTVMCRKYKEQLPGLERPPYPGAKGEDIFNNVSQQAWADWQKHQTLLINERRLNMMNAEDRKFLQTEMDKYFSGEDYAKAEGYVAPEN; translated from the coding sequence ATGACCCGCACCGTAATGTGCCGCAAATACAAAGAACAACTGCCAGGCCTGGAGCGCCCGCCGTACCCGGGTGCCAAAGGCGAAGACATCTTCAACAATGTCTCGCAGCAAGCCTGGGCCGACTGGCAGAAGCACCAGACCCTGCTGATCAACGAGCGTCGGCTGAACATGATGAACGCCGAGGACCGCAAATTCCTGCAGACCGAAATGGACAAATACTTCTCGGGTGAGGACTACGCCAAGGCTGAAGGCTACGTCGCGCCGGAAAACTGA